From the genome of Colletotrichum destructivum chromosome 10, complete sequence, one region includes:
- a CDS encoding Putative sm-like protein Lsm7/SmG, translating into MADRGSHRGGGRGGGGGGGYRGRGGGRGGGGDRGAPQGASGDRERPKKENILDLSKYMDKQITVKFNGGREVTGTLKGYDALMNLVLDDVHEVMRDEEGNERTRSLGLVVARGTLLVLVSPVDGSEPIANPFAQPDEE; encoded by the exons ATGGCAGACAGAGGATCGCACAGAGgcggtggccgaggaggtggtggcggcggcggctatCGCggacgtggaggaggacgcggcggcggcggcgaccgtGGAGCACCCCAGGGGGCCAGCGGTGACCGCGAGAGAcccaagaaggagaacatCCTGGACCTGTCAAAGTACATGGACAAGCAGATTACCGTCAAGTTCAACGGTGGCCGTGAAG TCACCGGCACACTCAAGGGATATGATGCATTGATGAACCTCGTCTTGGATGATGTCCATGAGGTCATGAGAG ACGAGGAAGGAAATGAAAGAACGAGAtcccttggcctcgtcgtcgctcgcGGAACTCTGCTTGTCCTCGTCagccccgtcgacggcagcgagcCCATAGCGAATCCCTTTGCGCAACCCGACGAGGAATGA